The following are encoded together in the Poseidonibacter lekithochrous genome:
- the surE gene encoding 5'/3'-nucleotidase SurE, with product MRKHILLTNDDGFDAVGLKALKEALEPIAKITVVAPAKNKSACGHSLTLDKPLKLDMVDDDYYRVDDGSPTDCIFVSINNLFEEDFKPDLVISGINIGANLGEDITYSGTAAAAMEAVLHKIPAIAISQVCKDNCSEVKNGWDFALAKETIVKLATKILEGKFPLEERKFLNVNIPQVKPENCNGIKITKAGYREYGNDTHRHLNPRGEEYYWIGLHPLIWRKSEDESCDFEAIKANYVSITPIMLDLTSYKDIDTLENWINN from the coding sequence ATGAGAAAACATATTTTATTAACAAATGATGACGGGTTTGATGCTGTTGGATTAAAAGCTCTTAAAGAGGCTCTAGAGCCAATCGCAAAAATAACAGTAGTTGCACCAGCAAAGAACAAATCAGCTTGTGGTCACTCTCTAACGCTTGATAAACCACTAAAACTTGATATGGTTGATGATGACTACTATAGAGTTGATGATGGAAGCCCTACTGATTGTATTTTTGTATCAATCAATAATCTTTTTGAAGAAGATTTTAAACCTGATTTAGTAATCTCTGGAATTAACATTGGTGCTAATTTAGGAGAAGATATTACTTATTCAGGAACAGCAGCAGCTGCTATGGAAGCAGTACTTCATAAAATACCAGCAATTGCCATTTCGCAAGTATGCAAAGACAATTGTAGTGAAGTAAAAAATGGCTGGGATTTCGCCCTTGCAAAAGAAACAATAGTCAAACTAGCCACAAAGATTTTAGAAGGAAAGTTTCCATTAGAAGAACGAAAGTTTTTAAATGTTAATATCCCACAAGTAAAACCAGAAAACTGTAATGGCATTAAAATCACAAAAGCTGGCTATAGAGAATACGGAAATGACACTCACAGACACTTAAACCCTAGGGGTGAAGAGTATTACTGGATTGGTCTACACCCTCTAATATGGCGAAAAAGTGAAGATGAATCTTGTGATTTTGAAGCCATTAAAGCAAACTATGTATCAATTACTCCAATAATGTTAGATCTAACTTCATACAAAGATATTGATACTCTAGAAAACTGGATAAATAATTAA
- a CDS encoding M99 family carboxypeptidase catalytic domain-containing protein, which translates to MNLGILRLFRVLVLLLCFQSLHAQVQTFDFDFIKKGELNDNTLLLIGGIQGDEPGAFMAASLVATHYDIKKGSVWVIPNLNFYSIIKRSRGPYGDMNRKFANLPESDPDFETIQRIKKYLKAPEVKLILNLHDGSGFYRKKHINNKYSPRRWGQCSVIDQSNINVQRYGNLEEISSSVVSSINNNLINPEHKYGVKNTKTRLGDKEMEKTLTYFAINNGKAAFANEASKELPLHERVYYHLQAIEAYMKIMGIEFERKFALSPSVIKQVMDHDIFISFYDEKIKLPLSKVRNLLKYFPINKDGVVEFTPSSPLMTIVKHGKEYIIHYGNRRLAKLHPDYIKFVEDNRDINITLDGQKDSIKFGDIVYAKESFNIASISDLRVNVIGYTNKSIKNESGITIHKKDILKRFSIDKNGDLFRVEFYKGKNFAGMILLGFEK; encoded by the coding sequence ATGAACCTTGGCATATTACGACTGTTTAGAGTTCTAGTATTACTTCTTTGTTTTCAAAGCTTACATGCGCAAGTACAAACATTTGATTTTGATTTTATTAAAAAAGGGGAATTAAACGATAATACCCTTCTTTTAATTGGTGGAATTCAAGGTGATGAACCTGGTGCTTTTATGGCTGCATCTTTAGTTGCAACTCATTATGATATAAAAAAAGGTTCAGTTTGGGTTATTCCTAATCTAAATTTTTACTCAATCATTAAAAGATCACGTGGTCCTTATGGGGATATGAATAGAAAATTCGCGAATCTACCAGAATCTGATCCAGATTTTGAAACTATTCAAAGAATAAAAAAATATCTTAAAGCTCCTGAAGTAAAATTAATTTTGAATTTACATGATGGAAGTGGTTTTTATAGAAAGAAACATATCAATAATAAATATTCACCTAGAAGATGGGGACAATGTTCTGTTATTGATCAATCTAATATAAACGTACAAAGATATGGAAATCTTGAAGAGATATCATCTTCTGTTGTTTCTTCAATCAATAATAATCTTATTAATCCTGAGCATAAGTATGGTGTTAAAAATACTAAGACTAGATTAGGTGACAAAGAGATGGAAAAAACTCTTACATATTTTGCTATTAATAATGGGAAAGCAGCTTTTGCTAATGAAGCTAGTAAAGAGTTACCATTACATGAAAGAGTTTATTATCATCTTCAAGCAATTGAAGCATATATGAAAATTATGGGAATTGAATTTGAGCGAAAATTTGCTCTTTCACCATCAGTTATAAAACAAGTTATGGATCATGATATTTTTATTTCATTTTATGATGAAAAAATAAAACTGCCATTGAGTAAGGTAAGAAACCTTTTAAAGTACTTTCCTATCAACAAGGATGGTGTTGTTGAATTTACACCTTCAAGTCCTTTAATGACTATTGTAAAACATGGAAAAGAGTATATTATTCATTATGGAAATAGAAGATTAGCAAAACTTCATCCTGATTACATAAAATTTGTTGAAGATAATCGTGATATAAATATTACATTAGATGGTCAAAAAGATAGTATTAAATTTGGTGATATTGTATATGCAAAAGAGTCATTTAATATTGCTTCTATTTCAGATTTAAGAGTTAATGTAATTGGGTATACAAATAAAAGCATTAAAAATGAATCAGGTATTACTATTCATAAAAAAGATATTTTAAAAAGATTTTCTATTGACAAAAATGGAGATTTATTTAGAGTTGAATTCTACAAAGGTAAAAACTTTGCAGGAATGATTCTGTTAGGTTTTGAAAAATAG
- a CDS encoding D-alanyl-D-alanine carboxypeptidase family protein — translation MNRRDFFKLSSTAVLSSTVLANDTVDIVSFEPPEMRNPYFYVEDQYINAFNSIRTKLTLVQRHVGYGNFNILSFDQMLKIAADTSKIGAFTKHELEFLEFMFYYNPSAHGFYGNRISNNITDTINRKEIDKVPRTGHYLFKGKPLDTYHEMIRDVGHTLTLTSGIRSVVKQMKLFFDKVASVDGNITIAAISLAPPAFTYHAIGDFDVGKKGFGYANFTPRFAMTDEFRQIRKLTYVDVRYTINNKDGVRYEPWHITTV, via the coding sequence ATGAATAGAAGAGATTTTTTTAAATTATCAAGTACTGCTGTTTTATCCTCAACAGTTTTAGCTAATGATACTGTTGACATTGTATCTTTTGAACCTCCTGAGATGAGAAACCCTTATTTCTATGTGGAAGATCAATATATAAATGCGTTTAATTCAATAAGAACAAAATTGACTTTAGTTCAAAGACATGTAGGATATGGAAATTTCAATATTCTAAGTTTTGATCAAATGTTAAAAATTGCTGCGGATACATCAAAAATCGGTGCATTTACTAAGCATGAATTAGAGTTTTTAGAATTTATGTTTTATTATAATCCTTCTGCTCATGGTTTCTATGGAAATAGAATTTCTAATAATATTACTGATACTATAAATAGAAAAGAGATCGATAAGGTTCCAAGAACAGGACATTATTTATTTAAGGGTAAACCTTTAGATACCTATCATGAAATGATTAGAGATGTAGGACATACTCTTACTTTGACTTCTGGTATTAGAAGTGTTGTAAAACAAATGAAACTATTCTTTGATAAAGTAGCTTCTGTTGATGGTAATATTACTATTGCGGCAATTTCTTTAGCTCCTCCTGCTTTTACTTATCATGCTATTGGAGATTTTGATGTTGGGAAAAAAGGTTTTGGTTATGCTAACTTTACTCCAAGATTTGCAATGACAGATGAATTTAGACAAATTAGAAAATTAACATATGTTGATGTTAGATATACAATCAACAATAAGGATGGGGTAAGGTATGAACCTTGGCATATTACGACTGTTTAG
- a CDS encoding YbeD family protein, protein MVDLSKQKLELNYPCNWSYKLIALEKINIKKVVKSIILEREHALKESKTSSKGKYKSYTLDLLVHNEEDRKELYQILGDHADIKMVL, encoded by the coding sequence ATGGTTGATTTAAGTAAACAAAAACTAGAGTTAAATTATCCTTGTAATTGGAGTTATAAACTAATTGCATTAGAAAAAATAAATATTAAAAAAGTTGTTAAATCTATAATTTTAGAAAGAGAACATGCTTTAAAAGAATCAAAAACTAGTAGTAAGGGTAAATATAAAAGTTACACACTAGATTTATTAGTTCATAATGAAGAAGATAGAAAAGAGTTGTATCAGATCCTTGGTGATCATGCTGATATCAAAATGGTTTTATAA
- the moaC gene encoding cyclic pyranopterin monophosphate synthase MoaC — translation MNLTHLDDNNRPKMVDVSDKQETTRVAVASGQISMSAEAFNAIIENTTKKGPVIQTAVIAAIMGVKKTSDLIPMCHPLLLSGINCDIEELPELPGFKLSVTAKLNGQTGVEMEALTGASVGLLTIYDMVKAIDKSMIISNVQLEEKSGGKSGDFKRESK, via the coding sequence TTGAATTTAACACATTTAGATGATAATAACAGACCAAAGATGGTTGATGTTTCTGATAAGCAAGAAACAACAAGGGTTGCAGTAGCATCTGGACAGATTTCTATGTCTGCTGAAGCTTTCAATGCAATTATCGAAAATACAACTAAAAAAGGACCTGTAATTCAGACAGCAGTTATTGCTGCAATTATGGGAGTAAAGAAAACTAGTGATTTAATCCCTATGTGTCATCCTTTATTGTTAAGTGGAATTAATTGTGATATTGAAGAATTGCCAGAACTACCAGGATTTAAACTTAGTGTAACTGCTAAATTAAATGGACAAACAGGAGTTGAGATGGAAGCACTTACAGGTGCATCTGTGGGATTGTTAACTATTTATGATATGGTTAAAGCAATTGATAAATCAATGATTATTTCAAATGTTCAATTAGAAGAAAAATCTGGCGGTAAAAGCGGTGATTTTAAAAGGGAAAGTAAGTAA
- the rpsU gene encoding 30S ribosomal protein S21, producing MPGIKVKDSESFDEAYRRFKKQCDRNLIVTETRARRFFEPMTEIRKKQKINARKKMLKRLYMLRRYESRL from the coding sequence ATGCCAGGCATTAAAGTAAAAGATAGCGAATCTTTCGACGAAGCGTACAGAAGGTTTAAGAAACAATGTGATAGAAATCTTATTGTTACTGAAACTAGAGCTAGAAGATTTTTTGAGCCAATGACAGAGATCAGAAAAAAACAAAAAATCAATGCTAGAAAGAAAATGCTTAAGAGATTATACATGCTTAGACGATATGAGTCTAGACTGTAG
- a CDS encoding cache domain-containing protein, producing the protein MFKPNVDKVLKVLTILPPLLVILLSLIITSYVVLENQNNFEKESLKLKKEFLDNNRNNIKSDVLNVYKFIKSNYRNTEEKLKVDLKNRVNDAHNIVLGILNNNKDLSKEMKIKLIKDSLRDVRFNDGRGYYYIYSMQGECILLPIQKRLEGKSFLEVKDVRGKYITKSIIESLKSNEDNFMSWWWFKPSDTKKQYQKLSYNKYIKELDMYIGTGEYVLDYENEIKKDVLYYLTNLPYDVASYIFILDYKGKFIFHPNSEIINKYAKSFSNMDKYNIEEIIEIAKIGDGFISYDSTFFGEYSMATMKTSYIRGLDRWNWAIGSGFFKDKINESLLAKQKVLEKYNREFVIKIVTLSVLITCILVLVLIYNIEFLKNRFETIQRKINKEVEMNIEKDKLLFHQSKMASLGEMLQNIAHQWRQPLSIISTAASGMKVKKDFDSLDSKDIDDTVSTIMKSTNYLSKTIDDFRDFFRTDKKSEIFNLCDAIQDSIDILDIKLLKNNIKIVFEKKEFIYDSFRNEFIQVVMNILSNAIDAFIEGIDKYIFIDINIVSNNLEISIKDSAGGINENIIDRIFEPYFTTKHKSQGTGIGLYMSEEIITKHFEGKIFVDNVEYKYEDKKLNGSNFVILLPIKKGQL; encoded by the coding sequence TTGTTTAAACCTAATGTTGATAAAGTATTAAAAGTTCTAACTATACTTCCTCCTTTGTTAGTAATATTATTATCTCTAATTATAACTTCATATGTAGTACTTGAAAATCAAAATAACTTTGAAAAAGAATCTCTAAAATTAAAAAAAGAATTTTTGGATAACAATCGAAACAATATAAAAAGTGATGTTTTAAATGTATATAAATTTATTAAGTCTAATTATCGTAATACTGAAGAAAAATTAAAAGTTGATTTGAAAAATAGAGTTAATGATGCCCATAATATTGTTTTAGGAATTTTGAATAATAATAAAGATTTATCAAAAGAGATGAAAATAAAACTTATAAAAGATTCCTTACGTGATGTTAGATTTAATGATGGAAGAGGATACTATTATATTTATAGTATGCAAGGTGAGTGTATACTTTTACCTATACAGAAGAGGCTTGAGGGCAAATCTTTTTTAGAGGTTAAAGATGTAAGAGGTAAATATATTACAAAATCTATAATTGAATCTTTGAAAAGTAATGAAGATAATTTTATGTCATGGTGGTGGTTTAAACCAAGTGATACAAAAAAACAATACCAAAAGCTATCATATAATAAATATATAAAAGAATTGGATATGTATATAGGAACAGGTGAATATGTTCTTGATTATGAAAATGAAATAAAAAAAGATGTTTTATACTATTTAACTAATTTACCTTATGATGTAGCTAGTTATATTTTTATTCTTGATTATAAAGGGAAGTTTATTTTTCATCCTAATTCAGAAATAATCAATAAATATGCTAAATCATTTTCTAATATGGATAAATATAATATTGAAGAAATTATAGAAATTGCAAAAATCGGTGATGGGTTTATTTCTTACGATTCAACTTTTTTTGGTGAGTATTCTATGGCTACTATGAAAACTTCATATATTAGAGGTTTAGATAGATGGAATTGGGCAATTGGAAGTGGTTTTTTTAAAGATAAAATTAATGAAAGTTTATTGGCAAAACAAAAAGTATTAGAAAAATACAATCGAGAATTTGTAATTAAAATTGTTACCCTTAGTGTATTGATCACTTGTATTTTGGTATTAGTACTTATTTATAATATTGAATTTCTAAAAAATAGATTTGAAACTATTCAGAGAAAGATAAATAAAGAAGTAGAAATGAATATTGAAAAAGACAAATTATTATTTCATCAATCAAAAATGGCATCACTAGGTGAGATGTTACAGAATATTGCTCATCAATGGAGACAACCATTATCTATAATTTCTACAGCTGCTAGTGGAATGAAAGTAAAAAAAGATTTTGACAGTTTAGATAGTAAAGATATTGATGATACAGTAAGTACAATTATGAAGTCTACGAATTATCTTTCTAAAACTATTGATGATTTTAGAGATTTTTTTAGAACAGATAAAAAATCTGAAATATTTAATTTATGTGATGCAATTCAAGATTCTATTGACATTTTGGATATTAAACTATTAAAGAATAATATTAAAATTGTATTTGAGAAAAAAGAATTTATTTATGATAGTTTTAGAAATGAATTTATTCAAGTTGTTATGAATATTTTATCTAATGCAATTGATGCTTTTATTGAAGGTATAGATAAATATATATTTATTGATATTAATATTGTTAGTAATAATTTGGAAATTTCTATTAAAGATAGTGCAGGTGGTATAAATGAAAATATTATTGATAGAATCTTTGAACCGTATTTTACTACTAAACATAAATCTCAAGGAACTGGAATTGGTTTATATATGAGTGAAGAAATTATTACGAAACATTTTGAAGGTAAGATATTTGTTGATAATGTTGAATATAAATATGAAGATAAAAAATTAAACGGATCTAATTTTGTGATTTTATTGCCCATAAAAAAAGGCCAGTTGTAA